The Novipirellula galeiformis nucleotide sequence GACCGGTGGCGATGCATCGGTGGTTGCCCGCACCGTGGAGGGCGGCGAATCAGGGCGGATCAAATCGGATTGGGAATCCGCTTGCGACATCAAAAACCGTAGCACGAGAGAAAAGAATGCAAGAGCGAGAGGCTTCTACATAGAATAGGGTGTGAGTAAAAAAAATGCGAACCACAGAGGTGGGAAAGCCGACTGATTTGCTCAGCGGCGAAGCTATCATCGTTACAAGAGACGTCGTGACGAACGATTTTTCGGGTCGTGAGGGCAGCAGCGGGGGGCCAGCTCCGGTGGGGTGAAGGAAATGTTTGAATTGTGCTTGAGAGCCCGTTGACACTTTGCCGAGAGTTAATCTATAGTCAGCACATCGATGGGGGACGCAAGTCACTCCCATCGAAAACTTCACCGCGGGATGGAGCAGCCCGGTAGCTCGCGAGGCTCATAACCTCGAGGTCGTCGGTTCGAATCCGGCTCCCGCAACTTCAAAAGCCGACGTTGGTCTTCAAGACCGACGCCGGCTTTTTTCGTGGGCCACCGCATCATCTAGCCCGATTGCCGCCAAAACGCCGCGCCGTCCGCTTCCCCGATTGTTGCCGGGAAGCTCCGCGGTCCGTTCCCGCCCATTGTCACCTTCATCTCCTTTCGATTTGGCCTCTCGGCAATTCTCCCCTCCGGAGGTCTCTCTGAAAGAAAGGCTGAACGCTCCAGCCATCGTGGGATGAATCCTGAGACGTCAAACGATGCTTGGCCAAAACGCGGAAAAATCCATCGCGGGCGTATTCGAGATCGGCTACACGTCCACGACAAATCCGTGGTTCTTCAACTTCGCGGCGAGGTTGCAGCACGAGCAGTTGATGAACTGCGTCGCACCGCGAGTGTATATGCCGTAGTTGCTAATGCACTTCTCGTCGTGCAAATGCCCGAAGGCGTGGATCTTCGGCTTGATCCGTTCTTCGACCTGTCGGCGCAAGGCCGTACATCCAACTTGGACGAGTGCCTTCGACTCGCTGTCATGCGCCAGATCCAACACTCCTTTAGGCGGACCATGCGTGATCAGAATGTCCACATCCCCCGGCACCGATTGCCAAACGAGATCGAGCTGCGTTCGCTTCTTCATGTACGCCCAATCGTGAAAACGAGGCGTGTAGGGCGAACCGAACAACTTGAGCCCGTTCCACTGCATCGAATCATGAATCAAGAACCGAACGGCAGGATAGTCGTCGGCGCGGATCAGTCCCTGTTCAACCGCCGTCGAATGATTCCCCGGTACGAACACCTTGGTTTCAATATTCAAACCCGAGTACCAGTCAAAGAACCGTCTTGCCTGCGGTTTGTTCATCGAAGCATTTCCATGCGTCGACTCATCGCCACAATGGATCACCAAGTCCACATCGGGAACCTGCAGTCCAAGATGCTCGTTGTGAGTGTCCGAAATGAACCAAATCTTCATCGTTAATCCTTACCGATCGGGAGGTTGCCCCATTCTATCCATTTTAGTTACACGTCGATGACAGCGACTTCCGTTGGCTAAAACCGCTATAAAGATCGGTTCCCACTTCCACTTACATTCAATTGAGAGAACCAGCACGTGGGTTTTGCAGGACATCAATGCATGCGTTTGTTCACAAGTTTCGCGATTGCAGCCACCTTCACAATGACATTCGCGATTGCCGACGAGCCAGGCAACGGCGATGCCCCCGTGGTAATGCCCGTTGAAATGTTCTTCAAAGAGATGCAACTGCTGGCGCGGCGTGTTCCGGTAGGCAAGACGAAATTGGAACAAGAAGATTCGCTCGCGACGTTGCGAGAGCAGATTCACGCCAAGTTCGATGACGTCGTTCTCGAATATCGCGTACGAATCAAAGGCGTTACGTGGAAAGATGGCTTGGCAACGATCCAAACCTCATCCCCCATCCACAAACACAAGCCGTCAGCGCGGTTTCCTTTTCATATTTCACCGACGCAACCGCTAGCGATACCGATGTCGCGTGAAGATGCGACCGAGTTGCAAACACGTAAACCACTCACCTTCCGCGGCAAACTCAGCTTCCAAGATGGGAAATGGGGAATCGTCGGACGTCCTCCCAAAAGTCAGTCCGTGTTCTATGTCAAAAGTGAAGATTACAAACAGATCGTCTCAATCGGAACATTTGTTACCGAAGACTACGCGATCTTGATTGGCGACGAAGAAATATTTTCGCTGCATCTCGAAGCGGAGGCTAAGTGATGGCGAAATCACAACGAAGCAGTCGCCTTGGTCTCTTTTGGAAGCTGGTGGGCATCACACCAAGTGCTGGCTCGAGACAAGACGCTAACAACCTCCCGTATCGGCTTCGCGACAAATTTCTATCGCCGGCCGAACTTGCCTGCTACCGCGACTTTGATGTAGCTACCGTCACCAGACGGTGGACCACGTTCTGGCGAACGCAGCTACTTTTACAATGACATTCGCGATTGCCGACGAGCCAGGCAACGGCGATGCCCCCGTGGTAATGCCCGTTGAAATGTTCTTCAAAGAGATGCAAACGCGTAAACCACTCACCTTCCGCGGCAAACTCAGCTTCCAAGATGGGAAATGGGGAATCGTCGGA carries:
- a CDS encoding metallophosphoesterase family protein, which produces MKIWFISDTHNEHLGLQVPDVDLVIHCGDESTHGNASMNKPQARRFFDWYSGLNIETKVFVPGNHSTAVEQGLIRADDYPAVRFLIHDSMQWNGLKLFGSPYTPRFHDWAYMKKRTQLDLVWQSVPGDVDILITHGPPKGVLDLAHDSESKALVQVGCTALRRQVEERIKPKIHAFGHLHDEKCISNYGIYTRGATQFINCSCCNLAAKLKNHGFVVDV